Genomic window (Streptosporangium brasiliense):
GCTGGAAGGACCTGTGCCGCGGCCCGCACGTGCCGACCACCCGGTCCATCCCGGCCTTCAAGCTGATGCGCTCCGGTGGCGCCTACTGGCGGGGCAGCGAGAAGAACCCGCAGCTCCAGCGGATCTACGGCACCGCCTGGGAGTCCCGCGAGCGCCAGGACGAATACCTCCACCTGCTGGAGGAGGCCGAGAAGCGCGACCACCGCAAGCTGGGCGCCGAGCTCGACCTGTTCTCCTTCCCCGACGAGCTGGGTTCGGGCCTGCCGGTCTTCCACCCCAAGGGCGGCGTGATCCGCCGGGTCATGGAGGACTACTCGCGGCGCCGGCACGAGGAGGCGGGTTACTCCTTCGTCAACACCCCGCACATCACCAAGGACAACCTCTACAAGACCTCCGGCCACCTGGAGTGGTACGCCGACGGCATGTTCCCGCCCATGGAGCTCGAGGGCGCCAACTACTACCTCAAGCCGATGAACTGCCCGATGCACAACCTGATCTTCAGGGCGCGCGGGCGGTCCTACCGCGAGCTGCCGCTGCGGCTGTTCGAGTTCGGCACCGTCTACCGCTACGAGAAGTCCGGCGTCATCCACGGCCTGACCCGTGTCCGCGGCCTGACCCAGGACGACGCGCACATCTACTGCACCCGTGAGCAGATGCGCGACGAGCTCAAGTCGCTGCTCAGGTTCGTCCTCGACCTGCTGCGCGACTACGGCCTCGACGACTTCTACCTCGAGCTGTCGACCAAGGACCCGGTCAAGTTCGTCGGCACCGACCAGGACTGGGAGGAGGCCACCGAGACGCTGCGCGAGGTCGCCGAGTCGGAGAAGTTGGAGCTCGTCATGGACCCGGGCGGGGCGGCGTTCTACGGGCCGAAGATCTCCGTGCAGGCCCGCGACGCCATCGGCCGTAGCTGGCAGATGTCGACCATCCAGCTCGACTTCAACCTCCCGCAGCGCTTCGAGCTGGAGTTCCAGTCGTCCGACGGCTCGCGGCAGCGGCCCATCATGATCCACCGGGCGCTGTTCGGCTCGATCGAGCGCTTCTTCGGCGTCCTGGTCGAGCACTACGCCGGCGCCTTCCCTCCGTGGCTCGCCCCGGTGCAGGTCGTCGGCATCCCGATCGCCGAGGCCCACGCGCCCTACCTGCAGGACCTGGCCAAGAAGGCCCGCGAGCGGGGTGTCCGGATCGAGGTCGACGCCTCCGACGACCGGATGCAGAAGAAGATCCGCAACGCGCAGAAGTCCAAGGTGCCCTTCATGCTCCTGGCGGGCGACGAAGACATCGCCAACGGCGCGGTCTCCTTCCGCTTCCGCAACGGTGAGCAGAAGAACGGCGTGCCGGTCGACGAGGCGATCAACGAGATCGTCGACGCGATCGAGCGCCGCGTCCAGGTCTGACCCGCGGCCGCGGGCAGGGCTCCGCGGCGAATGGTACGGCGGGCCGCCACAGGTGGCCCGCCGTACCTCTTCCGGCCTCTTTCGGCGCCTCTGCCGGCCGGGCAGGCGCCCGGGACGGCCGCCGGGCGGCCACCGGACCCGACGGGCGCCCGGAGCGCGGTCCGGGACCGCTCGCTCAAGGACCGGTGGCGCCGCGCGCAGGCCGCTCCCGGGGGCGGCGGCCCCGGCCGCGGGGCCACGCCCCGGGGCCGACGGCCCCGTCTCAGGACTCGGCGGGCGCCTCCGGGACGTCCTCGCCGGGCAGGCGGACGTCCTCCACGTCGACGTTGACCTCGACGACCCGCATGCCCAGCATGCGGCTGACCGTGCGGGCCACGTTGGTCTTGACCTCGTTGGCCACGTCCATCACCACGTGCCCGTACTCCGCGATGATCGCCACGTCCACCGCGACCGTGCGGTCCTGGACATGGGCACTCACGCCCGGGGTGCCGCGCCTGGCCCGGGCACCGGCGCGCCCGCGCACCGGCTCCACCGCGTCGGGCAGGTCCGTGCCCAGGCCGACGACGCCGGCCACCTCGAGGGCGGCGAGGGCGGCGACCTTCTCCACGACCTCGTCGGCCACCTTGATCCGCCCCTTGACCACGGCCGCGGCGACCGGCTCGGCCACGGCGACCGGCTTGGCGACCGGCTCGGCCACGGCGACCGGCTCAGTGACCGGCTCGACGACCGGCTCGGGGTCGGGAAGCGGGGGGACGGAGGAGATGGGGGGCGTGGACAGGCTCAGCGAGAACGGGCGGACGGTGGTCGTCTCAGCGGGAGAGTCGGTCTCCTCGGTGATGTCCTCGATGGAGACGTCGGTCATGGGGTGCTCCTCGGCTGTTGATGGTCACGCTCGCTGGGATTCTGCCGGAAATCCGCACCATTTGTCGGCTGAGGCCAATTAGAGGGCGTTATGGGGGGTCGTGCGGCGGCGGGCGGCCGGCCGTCCCGGGCGCCGCCCCCCGGCCCGGGCACCCCGCGCCGGACGGCCCGGTGGGGCCGCGCGCCCGCGGCGGGAGGCGCCAGAGCGGACGGATCCGCGTGGCAATATGCTGATCGCCATGAACGAAGAGCCAGCGGCGCAGCACGGGGCAGGGACGCCGGACGCGTTCGAAAGACTCTGGACTCCTCATCGGATGGCCTACATCAAGGGGACGAACAAGCCGACCGGCCCGGGTCCGGGCGACGGCTGCCCGTTCTGCGAGATCCCCAAGCTGAGCGACGAGGAGGGGCTGATCATCGCCCGCGGCGGCTCGGTCTTCGCGGTGCTCAACCTCTACCCGTACAACTCCGGCCACCTGATGGTCTGCCCCTACCGGCACGTCGCGGACTACGCCGACCTGGACGACGGCGAGACCGCCGAGCTCGCCGACTTCACCAAGCGGGCGCTGGCCGCCCTGCGCAAGGCCAGCGGCGCGCAGGGCTTCAACGTGGGCATGAACCTCGGCGGCGTGGCGGGCGCGGGCATCGCCGCCCACCTGCACCAGCACGTGGTGCCCCGCTGGGGCGGGGACACCAACTTCATGCCGGTGGTCGGCCACACCAAGGTGCTGCCTCAGCTGCTCCGCGACACCAGGGAGCTGCTGGCCGACTCCTGGCCCGCCTCGCCGTAGCCCACCGTGCCGTCGCGTAGGGCCTTGAGGCCCACCGACAGCATGAGCGGCACGCCCAGGGCCAGCGCCATCGACAGCACGGCCGCGCCCGAGTCGTTGACCAGCATCCCCACCACCCCGCTGACCAGGGTGCCGATCAGGCCGGCCTGCAGGGCGGGGGAGTGGGCGAACGCGGCGGGCAGCACCCCGGCGCTGGCCGCCCCGGGCCGCAGCAGCGCGTAGACCAGGAACGCGACCGCGGCGATCACGATCGGCATCAGGTTGGGGCTGAGCAGCGTCCCCAGCATCGCGCCCAGCTTGCGGCCGATGACCTCCATCGCCTCGCCGGTGAACACCTGGCCGACGAAACGGCCCAGGTGCGTCTGGGAGCCGGGCGGGCGCCGGTAGTCGAGGTAGGCGATGGCCATCACGGTGACGCCGCCCACCACGCAGAACGCGCCCAGCTTGACGATCGAGACCCGCCTGCCCGCGATCAGCAGCGCGGTCACCGCGATGCCGGGCACGAAGGCGATCACGCCGCCGAAGTCGCTGCCCACCCCCGGCCAGCCGCCCAGGATCATCGCCGAGCAGCCCATCACCGTCACGACGGCGACCGCCAGTGCCCTGCGGCCCCGGCCCGCCGGCCGGTGCGCGATCGTGGTGGCCAGCAGCAGCACCGAGGTGGCGAAGAGGGCGAAGGGGATGTTGCCCAGGCCGTAGTAGCGCGCGCCGACCACTGCGGTGTAGCCCATCACGCTGTTGAGCTGCAGGGTGGTCCCCGTCAGCAGGTCACCGGCGAGCACCGCCGCGGTGACCCCCGCCACGACGGCCAGCGGCCCGAGCGGGCGGCGCCGCCAGGGGCCGGCCAGGGCCAGCGCGGCCAGCGCGAGCGCCAGGACGACGATCCCGCCGACCAGGGCGGCCACCGGCGCCCCGCCGCGGTGCCAGGGGGTGAGGTTGACCAGGTAGGTCGACACGGGCACGGACGCGAGCGCCAGCGCGGCCACCCGGATCCCGCCGAGCCCCCGCCTGCGGCGCATCAGCAGGAACGCGGTCAGGTAGAAGACGACCTGGAGCACCGCGACGGTGGTGAAGAAGATCCCGCCCACCCGCCTGACCGTCTGCCCGGCCACGTCGGCGTCGACCAGCCCGGCCTTGGCCGCCTCCGTGCCGCCGGTCCGGTCCCCGCCCGCCTGCCAGGGCGCGCCGACCACGGAGGGCGGCGTGGGGATGCCCGCCGCCGCGAGCATCGTGGCGGTGATGTCCGGCAGGATCGTGATGTCCGCGCGGTGCGTGGAGGCCGCCCCCAGGGACCGGCCCGAGGCGTCGGCGGCGCGCATCATGGCCACCCGCAGGTGCGGCACCGGCCCGTGGTCGGCCAGCCCCGCCAGCAGCACGGTGGTGTCCCCGGGCAGCGCGTCCAGCACCGCCCCGGCCTTGGCGTCGGCCAGCCGCAGCGCGTCCGCCCGCTGCCCGGCGGTGAGCGCCTCCTCGGCCTCGGGCAGCCGCCCGCCGGCCACGTACGGCGTGATCAGGTCGTCGACGTCCACGGCGATCACCCGGCACTCGGTGAGCGCGCCCGGAGCGATCTGCGCGGGGGAGGGGGCGTAGTGGTCCACCTTCCCCGCCCGGTCGGCCAGCGCCAGCGCGGCGCCGGGGCCGACCGCGAGCGTGCACTGCCCGGCGGCGTGCACCGCCTCGCCGAGCGTCCCGGCGTTCTTCTGCCGGGCGACCTCGTGCAGGTAGGCGTAGCCGGGGATGACCGCGCCGGCCGTGCCGGGGTCGGGCGCCGGCGGGAGCCCGCAGCCGTAGCCGACCGCCGACCTGGTCCCGGCCGACACCGTCAGCCACCCGTCATAGGGGCAGGTCACCCGGCCGACCGCGCGGACCGACAGCGAGCCGAGCGCGCTCTGGCCGGCCAGCCGCCACAGGTTGGGGGTGCCCTCGGGGCTGAGGTCGCTCCACTGCAGGCCGGGGACGCCGATCAGCGCCACCCGCCCGCCCGCGGATGCGTCGGCCTGCGCCGCCGCCGGCCAGAACACACTCAGGACCAGCGCAAACGCGGCAAGCGTCCGCCTCACCGGTGACCTCCCCAGACCTCGCCCAAATGCTGGCACCGTAGGGGAACATTG
Coding sequences:
- the thrS gene encoding threonine--tRNA ligase; this translates as MSAAPELRITLAGAERVVAEGTTYGDALQADGRSVVAARANGELKDLAAPVAEGDVVEPVAVDSADGRAIVRHSTAHVMAQAVQELFPEAKLGIGPPVENGFYYDFDVKNPFTPDDLKRVEKRMREIVKQGQRFSRRPVSDEDAREELADEPYKLELIGLKGGANADDGSDVEVGGAELTIYDNLDPKTGDLCWKDLCRGPHVPTTRSIPAFKLMRSGGAYWRGSEKNPQLQRIYGTAWESRERQDEYLHLLEEAEKRDHRKLGAELDLFSFPDELGSGLPVFHPKGGVIRRVMEDYSRRRHEEAGYSFVNTPHITKDNLYKTSGHLEWYADGMFPPMELEGANYYLKPMNCPMHNLIFRARGRSYRELPLRLFEFGTVYRYEKSGVIHGLTRVRGLTQDDAHIYCTREQMRDELKSLLRFVLDLLRDYGLDDFYLELSTKDPVKFVGTDQDWEEATETLREVAESEKLELVMDPGGAAFYGPKISVQARDAIGRSWQMSTIQLDFNLPQRFELEFQSSDGSRQRPIMIHRALFGSIERFFGVLVEHYAGAFPPWLAPVQVVGIPIAEAHAPYLQDLAKKARERGVRIEVDASDDRMQKKIRNAQKSKVPFMLLAGDEDIANGAVSFRFRNGEQKNGVPVDEAINEIVDAIERRVQV
- a CDS encoding Asp23/Gls24 family envelope stress response protein, producing the protein MTDVSIEDITEETDSPAETTTVRPFSLSLSTPPISSVPPLPDPEPVVEPVTEPVAVAEPVAKPVAVAEPVAAAVVKGRIKVADEVVEKVAALAALEVAGVVGLGTDLPDAVEPVRGRAGARARRGTPGVSAHVQDRTVAVDVAIIAEYGHVVMDVANEVKTNVARTVSRMLGMRVVEVNVDVEDVRLPGEDVPEAPAES
- a CDS encoding HIT family protein — its product is MNEEPAAQHGAGTPDAFERLWTPHRMAYIKGTNKPTGPGPGDGCPFCEIPKLSDEEGLIIARGGSVFAVLNLYPYNSGHLMVCPYRHVADYADLDDGETAELADFTKRALAALRKASGAQGFNVGMNLGGVAGAGIAAHLHQHVVPRWGGDTNFMPVVGHTKVLPQLLRDTRELLADSWPASP